TAAGGCCTTGATTGTTTTTAATGAGTTGAGAAAATTCTTTCTGTTTCGAGTCCAATTTTTGTTGAAGGCTAAGATTTTTGTTTGCTTTGCTAAAGATAATAGTTTTTTTTGATACCATTAAATTAAATATTAATTCTCCGAAAAGCGTATCTATTCGTATTTTTGTGTTTTATGGTATTTTATTTGATAACAAAAGTCAAAATTATTTTATGGAAGAACAATCCGCCACTTATGTAGAACTTGTCTATCGTGTCCTTAATAATTGGTATGTTAAACTTGCGGAAATAACACCGAATCTTATTGTAGGCGTTTTGGTGTTCTTTTTCTTTTTCAGCAGTAGCAAGTATCTCAGCAGACTATCGGTAAAATTGTTTCATAAAGCCTTTCCGAAAAGTAGAATAGAATCCGTAGCAACTTTGGTAGGTATTTTCCGATTTCTGATTATGATTATGGGAACTTTTATTTCCCTTGAAATCATGGGATTCAGTGGTTTTTTTGTGAAATTCCTCGGAAGTCTCGGAGTGGCTGGGGTTATCGCTGGGGTTGCGCTGAAAGATTTGGTGTCGAGTATGTTTTCCGGTATGTTGGTGGGGATTGACAAAGCTTTTGTTGTAGGCGATTATATCACCATTGGGAATCATTCTGGAACGGTACAAGAAATTGGCTTTTTAACAACCAAACTAATTACCGACGAAGGAAAAAAAGTCTATGTCCCAAATCAAGTGATTTTCAATGCGCCGTTTTATAACATTACAGCATCGCCACAACGTAAAGTCATTATTAATTTTGATATTCCTATTAGTGAAGATCTGGATCAGGTTAAAACGGCAATAGAAAGCGTTAT
This genomic stretch from Chryseobacterium sp. POL2 harbors:
- a CDS encoding mechanosensitive ion channel family protein codes for the protein MEEQSATYVELVYRVLNNWYVKLAEITPNLIVGVLVFFFFFSSSKYLSRLSVKLFHKAFPKSRIESVATLVGIFRFLIMIMGTFISLEIMGFSGFFVKFLGSLGVAGVIAGVALKDLVSSMFSGMLVGIDKAFVVGDYITIGNHSGTVQEIGFLTTKLITDEGKKVYVPNQVIFNAPFYNITASPQRKVIINFDIPISEDLDQVKTAIESVIKNLDKVEGAHPDVLFTNLNAGLATVQAKFVVAPGASPLLLKSNAILAIKDEMTKRDIKLTSPTSISLENPNSASS